A single genomic interval of Tenuifilum sp. 4138str harbors:
- the miaB gene encoding tRNA (N6-isopentenyl adenosine(37)-C2)-methylthiotransferase MiaB, with protein sequence MDFNAEDASIFESALSDDSSRPKVYIETYGCQMNVNDSEVVASILIANGYAITSNINEADVILINTCSIRENAETRVFGRIDLFGQVKKSKPSVLVGVLGCMAERLKDQLLEEKKVVDLVVGPDAYRELPVLLRAAEDGQKGINVLLSREETYADISPVRLDKNGVSAFVSIMRGCNNMCSYCVVPYTRGAERSRDPHTIVREVQELVDAGYREVTLLGQNVNSYHWEEQKGLVKQKISFSDLLEMVALVDPRLRVRFSTSHPKDLTNEVLYTMAMYENICNHIHLPVQSGSTRILQLMNRKYTREDYLDRIKAIRSIIPDCSISTDIIAGFCTETEVDHDMTLSIMREVGFDFAYMFKYSERPNTKAARQLKDDVPEEVKTRRLMEIIELQGKLSEQSKKNDVGKRFEVLIEGESKKSKDEFFGRTSQNKVVVFPKENHKIGEFVFVEVTDCTPATLIGHIVEE encoded by the coding sequence ATGGATTTTAATGCCGAAGATGCCAGCATTTTTGAGAGTGCGCTGAGCGATGATAGTAGCCGTCCTAAGGTTTATATTGAAACCTATGGCTGCCAGATGAATGTGAACGATAGCGAGGTTGTGGCATCAATTCTAATAGCCAATGGATACGCAATAACTAGCAACATTAACGAAGCCGATGTTATCCTGATAAACACCTGCTCCATTCGTGAGAATGCTGAAACACGTGTGTTTGGACGAATTGATTTATTCGGGCAGGTAAAGAAGTCAAAGCCATCGGTGTTGGTTGGGGTATTGGGCTGTATGGCCGAACGGCTAAAGGATCAGCTTTTAGAAGAAAAGAAAGTAGTTGATTTGGTGGTTGGCCCCGATGCTTACCGTGAACTACCGGTTCTGCTGCGTGCTGCCGAGGATGGTCAAAAGGGCATCAATGTTTTACTTTCCCGGGAGGAAACCTATGCCGATATTAGCCCTGTTCGGCTCGATAAAAATGGAGTTTCAGCCTTTGTTTCAATCATGCGCGGATGCAACAACATGTGTTCCTACTGTGTTGTACCTTACACACGTGGAGCAGAGCGAAGCCGCGATCCCCATACCATTGTAAGGGAGGTTCAGGAACTAGTTGATGCTGGTTACCGCGAGGTTACTCTCCTTGGCCAAAATGTAAACTCCTACCACTGGGAGGAGCAGAAAGGCTTGGTTAAGCAAAAGATAAGCTTTTCCGATTTGCTCGAAATGGTTGCCCTGGTTGACCCACGGTTAAGGGTTCGCTTTTCCACCTCACACCCCAAGGATTTAACCAATGAGGTGCTTTACACCATGGCCATGTACGAGAACATTTGCAACCATATTCATCTCCCCGTTCAATCTGGCTCTACCCGCATTCTTCAGCTAATGAACCGCAAGTACACCCGGGAGGATTACCTCGACAGAATAAAAGCTATACGCTCCATTATCCCCGATTGCTCTATATCAACCGATATTATAGCTGGTTTCTGCACGGAAACCGAGGTCGATCACGATATGACCCTCAGCATTATGCGTGAAGTGGGTTTTGACTTTGCATACATGTTCAAGTACTCCGAGAGACCTAACACAAAGGCTGCTCGCCAGTTAAAGGACGATGTTCCCGAGGAGGTTAAAACTCGCAGATTAATGGAAATCATTGAACTACAAGGTAAACTTTCCGAGCAAAGCAAGAAAAACGATGTGGGCAAACGTTTTGAGGTGCTTATTGAAGGAGAGTCCAAAAAGTCAAAAGATGAATTTTTTGGCCGAACCAGCCAGAATAAGGTAGTTGTATTCCCTAAGGAGAACCACAAAATTGGAGAGTTTGTTTTTGTAGAGGTAACAGATTGCACCCCTGCCACATTAATTGGGCATATTGTAGAGGAGTAG
- a CDS encoding YebC/PmpR family DNA-binding transcriptional regulator produces MSGHNKWSTIKRKKGALDAKRSKEFSRIIKEISVAVKEGGADPEGNPRLRLAINNAKGVNMPKENILRAITKAEKDPENLQELTFEGYGPGGIAIFIECLTDNNNRTISAVRSTLTKKGGNLGTNGSLAFLFSRKGIFTIAKDKINLDEVELDLIDAGAQNIDDNGDFYVVTTEMEDFGRMNKKLEELKIEVENASLQRIPNDFKSVDKDTAIKFLKLVEELEDNDDVQQVYHNLELTDEVMAAMDNE; encoded by the coding sequence ATGAGTGGACATAATAAATGGTCAACCATTAAACGCAAGAAAGGGGCTCTTGATGCCAAGCGTTCAAAGGAATTCTCTAGGATAATCAAGGAAATATCCGTTGCTGTAAAGGAGGGAGGGGCTGACCCTGAGGGTAACCCACGATTAAGGCTTGCCATTAACAACGCCAAAGGGGTAAACATGCCCAAGGAGAATATCCTAAGGGCTATTACTAAGGCTGAGAAAGATCCTGAAAACCTTCAGGAACTTACCTTTGAGGGCTATGGTCCGGGAGGCATTGCCATCTTTATTGAGTGCCTTACCGATAATAACAACCGAACCATTAGCGCAGTCCGTTCAACCCTGACAAAAAAAGGTGGAAACCTTGGAACCAACGGTTCGCTGGCATTCCTTTTTAGCCGAAAAGGTATCTTTACCATTGCAAAGGATAAAATCAACCTTGATGAGGTGGAACTCGATCTTATTGATGCCGGGGCCCAAAACATCGATGACAATGGTGATTTCTATGTGGTTACTACCGAAATGGAAGATTTTGGCAGAATGAATAAAAAGCTTGAGGAACTGAAAATAGAGGTGGAAAATGCCAGCTTGCAACGTATTCCTAACGATTTCAAATCGGTTGATAAGGACACTGCCATAAAGTTCCTGAAGTTGGTTGAGGAACTAGAGGATAACGACGACGTTCAGCAGGTTTACCATAACCTGGAGCTTACCGATGAGGTGATGGCTGCCATGGATAACGAGTAA
- a CDS encoding LEA type 2 family protein, translated as MKNFSFNLLLSILLFALAGCGKYNDLNIHGVKEYRFRGMKDGVIFLNLTLEVENPNRKSIVIKDIHFKAWLNNRELGKLRSSHKLKIEGKSRKDYEVPLEIVLRTPADAFKLIGEGKNLINVIEVEGYIKGGNFPVVKKINIPRQPLSELANSFQKKFVITDTLSVQPAVMP; from the coding sequence ATGAAGAATTTTTCTTTTAATTTACTTCTTTCCATTTTACTATTTGCGTTAGCAGGCTGTGGTAAATACAACGATTTAAATATCCATGGTGTTAAGGAGTATAGATTTAGGGGGATGAAGGATGGTGTAATATTCCTAAACCTAACGCTCGAAGTTGAAAACCCTAACCGGAAATCAATTGTAATAAAAGATATTCACTTTAAAGCTTGGCTAAACAATAGGGAACTTGGAAAGTTAAGAAGTAGCCATAAATTGAAAATAGAGGGCAAAAGCCGAAAAGATTATGAAGTCCCATTAGAGATTGTGCTCCGTACCCCAGCCGATGCATTTAAACTTATAGGCGAAGGGAAAAACCTGATTAACGTAATAGAGGTTGAAGGCTACATTAAAGGGGGAAATTTCCCTGTTGTAAAAAAAATTAACATCCCCCGGCAGCCACTAAGCGAACTAGCCAACTCATTCCAAAAGAAATTTGTTATTACAGATACTCTTTCGGTTCAACCTGCTGTAATGCCATAG
- a CDS encoding SPOR domain-containing protein, whose protein sequence is MRKIFLLLVFLGLSFGIFAQNTNGTTPIPIVNELQAQKAGEGTVTIRQSESITQIHNIRYLHNAKSPGMEGYRIRIFFELGQFARKNSEDIMQAFMEKYPGVPVYQNYQNPYWKVSVGDYRSREEAIKFYNQIIKDYPKAFIIPEHINFPPLN, encoded by the coding sequence ATGAGGAAAATTTTCCTACTTCTAGTGTTTCTCGGTTTAAGTTTTGGCATTTTTGCCCAAAACACAAACGGTACCACGCCCATACCAATAGTTAATGAGCTTCAAGCACAAAAGGCTGGAGAAGGTACAGTAACTATCAGGCAGAGCGAATCAATTACTCAAATCCATAACATTCGCTACTTGCATAATGCCAAATCGCCGGGGATGGAAGGATACAGGATCCGAATATTCTTTGAACTGGGACAGTTTGCCCGGAAAAATTCCGAAGATATCATGCAGGCCTTCATGGAAAAATATCCCGGAGTGCCTGTGTACCAGAATTACCAAAACCCATACTGGAAGGTATCAGTGGGCGATTACCGCTCGCGCGAAGAGGCTATCAAGTTTTACAACCAGATTATAAAGGATTACCCCAAAGCTTTCATTATTCCTGAACATATAAATTTTCCACCTCTAAATTAG